In a single window of the Aridibaculum aurantiacum genome:
- a CDS encoding L,D-transpeptidase family protein, producing MKEFRLLVIFLVAGFVAHAQPSFIDFQRTYPRVASALRGKEEMLKNEFAAQGLRWPAKQMYIRSFKYDSQLEVWVRNASDEPFKLFKTYKVCALAGGMGPKRMEGDYQVPEGFYYINEFNPKSNYHLSLGINYPNPSDRVLSDSARPGGEIYIHGNCITVGCIPIQNPQIEELYVLAAHAKTHGQDFIPVHIFPIRYNNKKSLEYLAKATKDDKDLQKFAIKIKEVFDYFEENKKLPLICINKNGDYLVM from the coding sequence ATGAAAGAATTTCGCCTCCTGGTCATTTTCCTTGTTGCTGGTTTTGTTGCGCATGCACAGCCTTCATTCATAGATTTTCAAAGAACTTACCCGCGTGTAGCTTCGGCATTGCGTGGTAAGGAAGAAATGCTGAAAAATGAATTTGCAGCGCAAGGCCTTAGATGGCCGGCAAAGCAGATGTACATCCGCAGTTTTAAATACGATAGCCAGTTGGAAGTGTGGGTGCGTAATGCAAGCGACGAGCCATTCAAGCTTTTCAAGACTTATAAAGTTTGCGCATTGGCTGGTGGAATGGGACCTAAGCGTATGGAAGGTGACTACCAGGTGCCTGAAGGGTTTTACTATATCAACGAGTTCAATCCCAAAAGCAATTACCATCTTTCATTAGGTATCAATTATCCTAATCCGTCAGATCGCGTACTGAGCGACTCAGCCAGACCCGGTGGAGAAATATACATACACGGTAATTGTATCACTGTAGGATGTATTCCTATACAGAACCCGCAGATAGAGGAATTGTATGTACTGGCCGCTCATGCCAAAACACATGGACAGGATTTTATTCCGGTACATATTTTCCCGATCCGATACAACAATAAAAAAAGCCTGGAGTACCTGGCTAAGGCGACCAAGGACGATAAGGACCTTCAGAAATTTGCTATCAAGATCAAAGAAGTCTTCGATTATTTTGAAGAGAACAAGAAACTGCCATTGATCTGTATCAACAAAAACGGTGATTACCTGGTGATGTAA
- the hppD gene encoding 4-hydroxyphenylpyruvate dioxygenase — protein MDTLIATNISADTQTDFLPLQGTDYVEFYVGNAKQAAHFYKTAFGFQSLAYAGPETGVKDKASYVIRQNKLTFVLTTPLRPNNPIADHIYKHGDGVKVLALRVDDATDAYEQTTKRGGKPYLEPTKLSDDNGEVVLSGIHTYGDTVHLFVERKNYNGVFMPGYRKWESSYNPTETGLLYVDHCVGNVGWNQMNPWVKFYEDVMGFRNILTFDDNDISTEYSALMSKVMSNGNGFVKFPINEPAEGKKKSQVEEYLDFYNGEGVQHVAIATNNIIETVSELQRRGVEFLSIPESYYQTVLDRVGKIDEDLQPLQNLGILIDRDDEGYLLQIFTKPVEDRPTLFFEIIQRKGAKSFGKGNFKALFEALEREQDARGNL, from the coding sequence ATGGATACGCTAATTGCTACTAATATTTCCGCTGATACACAAACTGATTTTCTTCCGCTGCAAGGCACCGATTATGTAGAGTTTTATGTAGGCAACGCCAAGCAGGCAGCTCATTTTTATAAAACAGCTTTTGGTTTCCAAAGCCTCGCCTATGCCGGCCCTGAAACAGGCGTAAAGGACAAGGCTAGTTATGTAATTCGCCAGAACAAGCTGACGTTTGTGCTTACTACTCCGCTTCGTCCCAACAATCCTATTGCAGATCATATCTATAAACATGGAGACGGAGTAAAAGTGCTGGCTCTAAGAGTGGATGATGCTACCGATGCTTATGAGCAAACCACAAAGCGTGGTGGTAAACCTTATTTAGAGCCAACTAAACTTTCTGATGACAATGGTGAAGTTGTATTAAGTGGCATTCACACCTATGGCGACACTGTTCACCTATTTGTAGAGCGCAAAAACTACAATGGCGTATTTATGCCTGGCTACCGCAAATGGGAGAGTAGCTATAATCCAACTGAAACAGGTCTTTTATATGTAGATCATTGCGTAGGCAATGTTGGCTGGAACCAGATGAATCCCTGGGTGAAGTTCTATGAAGATGTAATGGGCTTCCGCAACATCCTTACTTTCGATGACAATGATATTTCTACTGAATATTCTGCCCTGATGAGTAAGGTTATGAGCAATGGAAATGGCTTTGTCAAGTTTCCAATCAATGAACCAGCGGAAGGTAAAAAGAAGTCGCAGGTAGAAGAATACTTGGACTTTTACAATGGCGAAGGTGTACAACACGTAGCTATTGCCACCAATAATATTATAGAAACAGTAAGTGAACTACAACGTAGAGGAGTGGAATTTTTGTCAATTCCTGAATCTTATTATCAAACAGTATTGGATCGTGTGGGTAAGATAGACGAAGATCTGCAGCCTCTTCAGAACCTGGGGATACTTATTGATCGCGACGATGAAGGATACTTGTTGCAGATATTTACTAAACCTGTAGAAGACAGGCCAACGTTGTTCTTCGAGATCATTCAAAGAAAGGGCGCAAAGAGTTTTGGTAAAGGAAATTTCAAAGCATTGTTTGAAGCCCTGGAAAGAGAACAGGATGCTCGTGGAAATCTGTAG
- a CDS encoding 5-(carboxyamino)imidazole ribonucleotide synthase, which yields MKAGILGGGQLGRMLLQAAINYPVETYVLENDPACPAAHLCHHFVLGDIRDFDAVYNFGKELDVITIEIEAVNVDALEKLESEGVKVYPKPSAIRVINNKILQKEFYYSHGIPSPEFVTTQNAEGLKDYLNFLPAVHKLASGGYDGRGVQMLVTEKDLDKAFDGPAVLEKRVNIKQEIAIIVAMNDKGETAIYPPAEMLFDPLLNQLDFQISPALVPDKVLWKAEAFALKVIMQLNSPGLFAVEMFVDNNDEVWVNETAPRVHNSGHHTIEGNYSSQFDMLWRVLLHYPLGHTDAIQSSAIVNVVGAEGHKGLAHYEGLNEVLKLDNVFVHLYGKKETKPGRKMGHVTILSNDRQELIHQANRIKHVLKVVAKGG from the coding sequence ATGAAGGCAGGCATTTTAGGAGGTGGGCAATTAGGCAGAATGCTTTTACAGGCTGCTATAAATTACCCTGTAGAAACATATGTATTAGAGAACGATCCTGCCTGCCCTGCAGCTCATCTTTGCCATCACTTTGTATTGGGCGACATACGTGATTTTGATGCAGTCTACAATTTCGGAAAAGAGCTCGATGTCATCACAATAGAAATAGAAGCGGTAAATGTGGATGCGCTGGAGAAGTTGGAAAGCGAGGGGGTAAAAGTTTATCCCAAACCTTCTGCTATTCGTGTCATCAATAATAAGATCCTGCAAAAGGAATTTTATTACAGTCATGGTATTCCTTCCCCTGAATTTGTGACCACGCAAAATGCTGAAGGTCTGAAAGACTACTTAAACTTTTTGCCTGCAGTTCATAAACTAGCTTCTGGCGGATATGATGGACGTGGCGTGCAAATGCTGGTAACAGAAAAAGATTTAGATAAAGCGTTTGATGGCCCGGCCGTGCTTGAAAAACGCGTAAACATTAAGCAAGAAATTGCCATCATAGTAGCTATGAACGATAAAGGCGAGACTGCTATATATCCGCCTGCAGAAATGTTGTTTGATCCATTGCTAAACCAGCTGGATTTCCAGATAAGCCCTGCATTGGTACCCGATAAAGTTTTATGGAAAGCAGAAGCCTTCGCACTTAAAGTGATCATGCAGCTGAATAGCCCGGGACTTTTTGCAGTAGAAATGTTTGTTGATAATAATGATGAGGTGTGGGTGAACGAAACAGCGCCACGTGTTCACAACAGCGGTCACCATACAATAGAAGGTAATTATAGCAGCCAGTTTGATATGCTGTGGCGCGTATTACTGCATTATCCTCTTGGTCATACCGATGCTATACAATCTTCAGCTATAGTAAATGTGGTAGGTGCAGAAGGACATAAAGGTCTTGCTCATTACGAAGGACTGAATGAAGTACTAAAGTTGGATAATGTATTCGTGCATTTATACGGGAAAAAAGAAACCAAACCAGGAAGGAAGATGGGGCATGTAACCATCCTGAGCAACGACCGACAGGAACTCATTCACCAGGCCAACAGGATAAAGCATGTACTGAAGGTGGTGGCGAAGGGGGGATAA
- the purE gene encoding 5-(carboxyamino)imidazole ribonucleotide mutase → MAGTSPLVGIIMGSDSDLSVMQAAADVMKQFDISFELTVVSAHRTPQRMVKYAETAAQRGLKVIIAGAGGAAHLPGMVAAITTLPVIGVPVKSSNSIDGWDSILSILQMPNGVPVATVALNAAKNAGLLAAQILATSNDDLATRMAEYKQQMQTQVDEKIAKLSADGWSNYFDSL, encoded by the coding sequence ATGGCAGGTACATCACCTTTAGTAGGGATCATCATGGGCAGCGATAGCGATCTTTCTGTTATGCAAGCTGCTGCAGATGTAATGAAGCAGTTTGATATCTCTTTTGAATTGACCGTAGTATCGGCGCATCGTACGCCGCAGCGCATGGTGAAGTATGCGGAAACCGCTGCGCAACGAGGTTTGAAAGTTATCATTGCTGGTGCTGGTGGTGCCGCTCATTTACCTGGAATGGTAGCTGCTATAACTACTCTTCCTGTTATCGGTGTTCCTGTAAAATCCTCTAATAGTATTGATGGCTGGGATTCTATTCTGTCTATTCTTCAGATGCCAAATGGTGTACCTGTAGCTACTGTAGCACTGAATGCCGCTAAAAATGCAGGACTGCTGGCGGCACAAATTTTAGCTACAAGCAATGATGATCTAGCTACTAGAATGGCTGAATACAAACAACAAATGCAAACCCAGGTGGATGAAAAAATTGCTAAATTATCTGCTGATGGCTGGAGTAATTACTTCGACAGCTTGTAA
- a CDS encoding DUF6929 family protein, whose amino-acid sequence MKKLLNYLLMAGVITSTACNDGAIKLLHSATLDFPSGSSLEIHNQQLILIGDDASSILLLDKQYNRIDSLSIDTSHVVRLAKNIKHDYEASAIIPYNGVATLICFGSGSTDKRKSGLLIPLPASGQSVLEVKDLAAVFSAIEKAGIKEINIEGAATINDKLVLVNRANQQQTQNTFIMLPVAAVHDTATLHVQTCNIQLPASELIAGISGLAYLAEKDILIFTASTEETTNAFDDGAIGDSYIGMINNASSALQSGQVNVTTWHQLPAVSPQFDGQKIESIAIESVKGDKVIAHLVADNDKGNSVLFRIAIDL is encoded by the coding sequence ATGAAAAAATTGCTAAATTATCTGCTGATGGCTGGAGTAATTACTTCGACAGCTTGTAATGATGGAGCAATAAAACTTCTTCATTCTGCCACCCTAGATTTTCCTTCTGGCTCTTCTTTGGAGATTCACAATCAACAGTTGATCCTAATTGGTGACGATGCTTCCAGCATCCTACTCCTCGACAAGCAGTACAACCGCATTGACAGTCTGAGCATCGATACTTCTCATGTGGTGCGACTGGCAAAAAACATTAAACATGATTACGAAGCATCTGCCATCATACCATATAATGGTGTTGCTACTCTTATATGCTTCGGTTCTGGTTCCACCGATAAAAGAAAATCTGGCTTACTTATTCCACTGCCTGCTTCCGGCCAGTCGGTGCTGGAGGTGAAAGACCTTGCTGCTGTTTTTTCTGCCATAGAAAAAGCGGGGATCAAAGAAATAAATATAGAAGGTGCAGCCACTATAAATGACAAACTTGTACTGGTGAACAGGGCCAATCAACAGCAAACCCAGAACACCTTTATTATGCTTCCTGTAGCGGCAGTTCATGATACCGCAACACTCCATGTGCAGACCTGCAACATTCAGCTTCCTGCCAGTGAACTAATTGCAGGCATTTCCGGCCTGGCCTATTTAGCGGAAAAAGACATACTAATTTTTACTGCCTCTACAGAAGAAACCACCAATGCTTTTGATGATGGCGCTATTGGCGACAGTTACATTGGGATGATCAATAATGCTTCGTCAGCTTTACAATCAGGGCAGGTAAACGTAACTACATGGCATCAGTTACCTGCTGTTTCACCCCAGTTCGATGGGCAAAAAATTGAATCAATTGCAATAGAAAGTGTGAAAGGAGATAAAGTGATAGCACACCTTGTTGCTGATAATGATAAAGGCAATTCTGTTTTATTTAGAATAGCCATAGATTTATAA
- a CDS encoding rhodanese-like domain-containing protein, with product MKKWIIIPAVVLAAFLAVGYTWFRQQQHSGKVEEKAFDVILQNLLQHQVNELSVQQLDSNYARYIILDSRTQAEFEVSHLPGAIWIGTEKDEQIKQVQRLPIDQPVVVYCSIGMRSEKAAMHLQETGFANVSNLYGGIFEWINQQKSLVNAKGATKDIHGYNLVWAKWIRNGEVIL from the coding sequence ATGAAGAAGTGGATCATCATTCCTGCTGTGGTATTGGCAGCCTTTCTTGCAGTTGGCTATACATGGTTCAGGCAACAGCAACATTCAGGTAAGGTAGAAGAAAAGGCTTTTGATGTCATCCTGCAAAACCTATTGCAGCACCAGGTAAACGAACTTTCGGTACAGCAACTAGATTCAAATTATGCTCGTTACATCATCCTGGACTCGAGGACTCAAGCAGAATTTGAGGTAAGCCATTTGCCTGGTGCCATTTGGATAGGAACTGAAAAAGACGAACAAATAAAACAGGTGCAAAGACTGCCAATAGACCAACCGGTGGTAGTGTATTGTTCAATAGGAATGAGAAGCGAAAAAGCAGCCATGCATCTACAAGAAACAGGTTTTGCTAATGTAAGCAACTTGTATGGGGGCATCTTCGAGTGGATCAACCAACAGAAGAGTTTGGTGAACGCAAAAGGCGCTACCAAAGATATTCATGGTTATAACCTGGTGTGGGCAAAATGGATCAGGAATGGTGAAGTGATCTTATGA
- the bshC gene encoding bacillithiol biosynthesis cysteine-adding enzyme BshC → METNCIYLPYQQTGSFSTIVTDYLAQDEKLKPFYTHAPTLEGIKAAIEDRRSYITDRQLLVDQLRAQYASIDLSALQQQYLDELLLDNTFTICTAHQPNIFTGHLYFIYKILHAIKLADELRQQLPAYNFVPVYYMGSEDADLDELGHITIDGKNYKWNTAQTGAVGRMKVDKAFISLISEMEGQLLIHPYGQELVDLFKRSYTLGSSIQQCTLELVNALFASYGLLVLIPDNAALKQPFNQVVKRELLEQFSYPLVQQTCEALSQHYKVQAGGRPINLFYLIEDKRERIEKAGEEYVVVNLQKNWKEAELLQEVDEHPERFSANVILRGVFQEMILPNIAFIGGGGELAYWMELKEVFNACAVPFPVLVLRNSFMMVNEQQLQASGKLGFEIDELFASTDQLVHTLIKKHNGVKLSLEEEIDAIETVYDKVAVASSTIDGTLKEHVEALRTRHLKHLNELEKKMLRAEKRKYAAEQRQVQKLRDQLFPKNGLQERVDNFSLFYANFGKNWIEKLYKVSLALDQKFAILKL, encoded by the coding sequence ATGGAAACCAATTGTATTTACCTGCCTTACCAACAGACCGGCTCATTCTCTACCATAGTAACAGATTACCTGGCGCAGGATGAAAAACTCAAGCCTTTCTATACTCACGCACCTACTTTAGAAGGAATAAAAGCGGCAATTGAAGATCGCAGGTCATACATAACAGACAGGCAGCTTTTGGTAGACCAGCTTCGGGCTCAGTATGCCTCCATTGATTTATCTGCTCTTCAGCAGCAATACCTGGATGAGTTGCTACTGGATAACACTTTTACTATTTGCACGGCACATCAGCCCAATATTTTTACCGGCCACCTATACTTTATTTACAAAATTCTGCATGCCATAAAACTGGCTGATGAGCTAAGGCAACAGCTGCCTGCTTATAATTTTGTTCCGGTTTATTATATGGGCAGCGAGGATGCAGATCTTGATGAGTTAGGACACATCACCATCGATGGCAAAAACTATAAGTGGAATACAGCTCAAACAGGTGCTGTTGGCAGGATGAAAGTTGATAAAGCATTCATTTCCCTTATCAGTGAAATGGAAGGACAACTACTTATTCATCCTTATGGGCAGGAACTAGTGGATCTATTCAAACGTTCTTATACATTAGGTTCTTCTATACAGCAGTGTACGCTGGAACTGGTAAATGCACTGTTTGCTTCCTATGGCCTGCTGGTGCTCATTCCAGATAACGCAGCATTGAAACAACCTTTCAACCAGGTTGTAAAGCGCGAACTGCTTGAACAGTTTTCATATCCGCTGGTTCAGCAAACATGCGAAGCGCTTTCTCAGCATTACAAAGTGCAGGCTGGCGGACGACCTATCAATTTGTTTTACTTGATAGAAGATAAACGCGAAAGAATAGAAAAGGCAGGGGAGGAATATGTTGTTGTAAATCTTCAGAAAAACTGGAAAGAAGCAGAATTGTTACAGGAAGTAGATGAACATCCTGAGCGGTTCAGCGCCAATGTTATATTGCGCGGCGTCTTCCAGGAAATGATCCTGCCCAATATTGCATTTATTGGTGGTGGTGGAGAGCTGGCTTATTGGATGGAGTTAAAAGAAGTTTTTAATGCATGTGCTGTTCCTTTTCCTGTGCTGGTATTGCGAAATTCTTTCATGATGGTAAATGAGCAACAACTGCAGGCATCAGGTAAACTGGGTTTTGAGATAGATGAATTGTTTGCTTCTACAGATCAACTAGTTCATACGCTTATAAAAAAACATAATGGTGTAAAGCTGTCGCTGGAAGAAGAAATAGACGCAATTGAAACAGTTTATGATAAAGTGGCGGTTGCTTCTTCTACCATTGATGGTACACTTAAAGAGCATGTAGAAGCTTTACGCACACGTCACCTGAAGCATTTGAATGAACTGGAAAAGAAAATGCTGCGGGCTGAAAAGCGTAAATATGCTGCAGAGCAAAGGCAAGTGCAAAAACTACGTGACCAATTATTTCCTAAAAATGGTCTGCAGGAGCGGGTTGATAACTTTAGTTTGTTTTATGCAAATTTTGGGAAGAATTGGATAGAGAAGTTGTATAAAGTTTCACTGGCTTTAGATCAGAAGTTTGCTATTTTAAAGTTGTAG
- a CDS encoding outer membrane beta-barrel protein has translation MKPTFILIILIAFSSTLLAQKHETNITLGPLVSVPTYVLLNKQWKTGFGMEAMAQYNFTNRSVLLLQTSFASHGLKNAPGQHSGTKQNINIFSFRGGYKYVFGSSGWYVNGSAGPEYKTASNVEFSYLIGAGKRINLTEDYFVDAGVDYISGGTNVRLNFKALFSIWRNRKS, from the coding sequence ATGAAGCCAACTTTTATCTTGATAATTCTGATAGCCTTTTCAAGTACTCTACTCGCTCAAAAACATGAAACCAATATTACACTTGGGCCACTTGTGTCTGTACCCACTTACGTCTTACTAAATAAGCAGTGGAAAACTGGCTTTGGCATGGAGGCTATGGCTCAATACAATTTCACAAACAGATCTGTGCTTTTGCTGCAAACCAGTTTTGCCAGCCATGGATTGAAGAATGCTCCAGGCCAGCATTCAGGCACGAAGCAAAACATCAATATTTTCTCATTTCGCGGAGGCTACAAATACGTCTTTGGCAGTTCCGGATGGTATGTAAATGGTTCAGCAGGTCCGGAATATAAAACAGCCAGCAACGTAGAATTTTCTTATCTAATTGGTGCAGGAAAACGAATAAATCTTACAGAGGATTACTTCGTTGATGCTGGAGTAGACTACATCAGTGGCGGTACCAATGTGCGGTTAAACTTTAAGGCGCTGTTTAGCATTTGGCGCAACCGCAAAAGCTAG